The proteins below come from a single Pseudanabaena sp. BC1403 genomic window:
- a CDS encoding CHAT domain-containing tetratricopeptide repeat protein, producing MKNKIYLTAIASAILLITPSAVFATGLGNPAIPSQDVRSAADELVQTGLQQFRAQKFDLAIASWQQALNLYQQQKNSKGAINVLETLAEASKMLGKYEKAIAYSQQLLTLAQGLGDRKIEAIALGNLGNNYRIVGNYVKALELQKQGLAIWQELSDQQREGQVLASLGNIHYDLGNYNIATNFYQRSLKIARAVGNGQGIVSLLNSLGAIAGTQEEYSEAIKYYQQSLDNARKIGFREAEGNALNNIGSNYHVQRKYKEAIAYYVQALTVAKELKNPRLEGAAVGGMGLAYVFLEEYDKALSLQEQSWQLAKQIGDRRLEAMTLANWGYTLWRSQKYAEAEQKFLTSLNLLESLRSNLSDGDKVSIFDTQLHAFNLLQLIMVAQGKPEEALEISERGRARAFAELLSRRISSSSAPKAEQKNDSTIPSLSSVSIADIRRIAKQQNAVMVEYSLIANPSFIGQGKLKGEFIKLYIWVVQPSGAIAFREVDLKKINISVMDLVADIRSLFNDANGIVQDPKEVLEKYGDLKQLYAVLIQPIQDLLPKDANTRVIFLPQGLLFLVPFAALINSKDQFLIEKHTVQIAPAIQVLDFTHQLSQQLQKVNLQEVLIVGNPTMPSLGNPPFQLPTLLGAEKEAKAIASLMNTTFLTGDSATKVEVVSKMKSARFVHLATHGLLEEYRKGEIPGAIALAPSSGDDGFLTASEIVTMRLNAEMVVLSACKTGQGLLTGDGVIGLSRSLISAGVPSVVVSLWAVPDEPTALLMTEFYKKFQTEPNKAQAIRHAMLATKAKYPDPLNWAAFTLIGEN from the coding sequence ATGAAAAATAAAATCTATCTAACTGCGATCGCTAGTGCGATTTTACTCATAACACCGAGCGCAGTATTTGCTACAGGGCTTGGTAATCCTGCTATTCCATCTCAAGATGTGCGATCAGCAGCAGACGAGCTTGTCCAGACAGGCTTACAACAATTTCGAGCGCAAAAGTTTGATCTCGCGATCGCGAGTTGGCAGCAAGCGCTAAACCTCTATCAGCAGCAAAAGAATAGTAAGGGTGCAATAAATGTCCTTGAGACTTTAGCAGAAGCATCAAAAATGCTTGGCAAATATGAAAAAGCGATCGCTTACTCACAGCAATTACTTACATTAGCCCAAGGTCTAGGCGATCGGAAGATTGAAGCCATTGCGTTGGGTAATCTTGGCAATAATTATCGCATTGTTGGTAACTATGTTAAGGCTTTAGAATTGCAGAAACAAGGTTTAGCAATTTGGCAGGAATTAAGCGATCAGCAAAGAGAAGGACAGGTTCTGGCTAGTCTTGGTAATATTCACTATGACCTTGGCAACTACAACATAGCCACAAATTTTTATCAGCGAAGCCTCAAAATTGCGAGGGCGGTCGGGAATGGGCAAGGAATTGTTTCTTTACTTAATAGCTTAGGTGCGATCGCAGGTACACAAGAAGAATATTCCGAAGCAATCAAGTATTATCAACAAAGCCTTGATAATGCTAGAAAAATTGGTTTTCGAGAAGCGGAAGGAAACGCACTGAATAATATTGGCTCTAACTATCATGTTCAGCGTAAATACAAAGAAGCGATCGCCTATTATGTGCAAGCATTAACCGTTGCTAAGGAACTTAAAAATCCTCGTCTTGAAGGAGCCGCAGTCGGCGGTATGGGGTTAGCCTATGTGTTTTTGGAAGAATACGACAAAGCTTTATCTTTGCAAGAGCAAAGTTGGCAACTAGCCAAGCAAATCGGCGATCGTCGTCTCGAAGCTATGACTTTAGCCAATTGGGGCTATACACTTTGGCGATCGCAAAAGTATGCAGAAGCAGAGCAGAAATTTCTCACGAGTCTGAACTTATTGGAGTCTCTGCGTTCTAACTTAAGTGATGGTGATAAGGTTTCGATTTTTGATACGCAGCTTCATGCTTTTAATTTGTTGCAACTGATCATGGTCGCTCAGGGGAAGCCTGAAGAAGCGCTGGAAATTTCTGAACGTGGTCGAGCCCGCGCCTTTGCTGAGCTTCTCTCCCGTCGCATTAGTTCAAGTTCTGCACCAAAAGCAGAACAAAAAAATGATTCTACTATTCCATCTTTATCATCTGTTAGTATTGCCGATATTCGCCGTATTGCAAAACAACAGAATGCGGTAATGGTGGAATATTCACTGATTGCTAATCCTAGCTTTATTGGACAGGGAAAGCTTAAGGGGGAATTTATCAAGCTCTATATTTGGGTGGTGCAGCCTTCGGGTGCGATCGCATTTCGCGAGGTAGATCTCAAGAAAATCAATATTTCCGTAATGGATTTAGTTGCCGATATTCGTAGCTTATTTAATGATGCAAACGGAATTGTTCAAGATCCTAAGGAAGTATTAGAGAAGTATGGGGATCTTAAGCAATTATATGCAGTTCTGATTCAGCCAATCCAAGACTTACTGCCTAAAGATGCAAATACCAGAGTAATTTTCTTGCCTCAAGGATTGCTTTTCCTAGTTCCATTTGCAGCTCTAATTAATTCTAAGGATCAATTCTTAATTGAGAAGCATACAGTTCAAATTGCGCCTGCTATTCAAGTTCTCGATTTCACTCACCAACTTAGCCAACAATTGCAAAAAGTTAATTTGCAGGAAGTTCTCATTGTTGGCAATCCCACTATGCCTAGTTTAGGAAATCCGCCGTTCCAGTTACCAACTTTGTTAGGAGCCGAAAAAGAAGCAAAGGCGATCGCCTCTTTGATGAATACTACTTTTTTGACAGGTGACAGCGCGACTAAAGTGGAAGTTGTCAGTAAGATGAAATCTGCTCGTTTTGTCCATCTCGCTACCCACGGACTATTAGAGGAATATCGTAAAGGTGAGATCCCAGGTGCGATCGCCCTTGCACCTAGCTCAGGAGATGATGGATTTTTGACGGCTAGCGAAATTGTGACGATGCGGTTGAATGCGGAGATGGTGGTACTAAGTGCTTGCAAAACTGGACAAGGCTTATTAACTGGCGATGGTGTGATAGGGCTATCGCGATCGCTAATTAGCGCGGGTGTTCCCAGTGTTGTCGTGTCGCTATGGGCTGTACCTGATGAGCCAACAGCATTGCTAATGACCGAGTTTTATAAAAAGTTTCAGACTGAACCGAACAAAGCACAAGCCATTCGTCACGCTATGCTTGCCACCAAAGCTAAGTATCCTGACCCACTGAATTGGGCGGCATTTACATTAATCGGTGAGAATTAA